The nucleotide sequence ATCTTGTTAGCttatttgcatactagacaaagagaggcaggtattccaggaactcatttccatgagcaattgagttggtggtcattctcgccctgcccacctttgtttttgcctcagttcccacagatctgctgacttcctgcttcttgagcaatcatctggcttctggggcagaaatgatcacctcttatcagttcttatcacctcctcactggtgaagtcacaaagtcgttagcaaggcatgcatggtgtctggcgtacacaatagagccacaaagtatggggcttacacaatggagccagtgatcagtggtccttgtgcttgatgggaaacagttggtttcactcagtccagtttccccccctttgaggcttatctaaggagtttgtcaatacaactgcaaaggagtggggggtgcatccttccatacactcctgtGTCCTTGGGTGACATTCATTAGATTCATCACAAAGgtcacagctggtccttgatgaatgttggaggcattactgacaccaccgcgtgactcaaagcacacacacgagcaagctttgagacaatcagttgacatttcagtctctcgaACTATGACACATCTGAAATACAGTGTTTACAATTCaatggggttgttttttgttgagTATAGGTTAGTGTTGTGTTCACTGAAGTGGCAGGTTAATCATTATGCGGGCAAGCactgtaaaattttctttcaacGGTTCTGCCAGTTAATCTCAATCCCAATTTCTTGTTCTTGCATTGCCTTTTTCCAAAAGTGAATGCACATTATTCAAAATTTTGGAGTGTTTTTGCAATAGTCACAAGTATGCAAAGTTTAGCAGCTTTGAAGAAACCCGAAGTTCTTGATGCATGTGCCCTGAAATGTAAAAAGATACAAATCTAATGTCCTAGATGTTGAACAGTAATGCACTGAGCTATTTGGCACTAGTCCATGCTggagtgttttattttaaaaggggtTTAGTTAATTTGTTTGCTTGATTTATTCCTTGTCTGACATTTCGAATATCTGGTTAATTTCATGTGAAACAAGTTTAGTGAGATGTTTTAGATGGGAATAACAAGCTCACTGAACAAAGATTTATCTACCATTGAGTTATGTTTGCATGTAGcttgtggggattcggaaggagtccctgcaagaaaacggacgtgtgagcaatcctgcatatgggcaagactggcaaagcctcagctttggcaaggatgtgatgagggaatgaccctggaagaatgaggaagaacccaggaagttaaacaacttcaaggtgttggcctgggcagagaagaagtttgtacaatgtcgatgtggcagttctcagccaatcagaagagagcttaaggagcatgtgcaaagctaactgtccaatcagaaagaattgtaccatgtgattgtaccttgtgattttcacctgcagtATAAAAGGCTGGTCtaccatattaaagttggcattgcttaatcaccgTGTGATCATACGCATGTCTTTATCTCCCATATTTGGCACCAAAACATGGGCCACGAACAGATTAGCACAAGTCTGAAAAGGACTCGATGATGTGCAACTAACTACGGGAAAGCCGGTCGAAATTTAtccagacgctgccccggtgtctgaaggtgagaatcagcgcgctgtaactttaaggctccgcaGGACGGCAGCCAGGGATCCgcgagaggcggcggccggggaggaatggggtctacgCTTACCAGGGATGAGCAGGcagtagtgaaactcctccaacctatcctctctgtgagagggataaaatatgacaagtccgcgttagaaggcttgttaaagtggagccgagagaagggacttatccccagtccagggcttatATTTGAAGCcactacctgggaagccatagggaaacatcTATGGGACtcggttagtgatggaggaaaatCAGCAAAAGAAGTGAGCGGTTACACCACGTTGTGGAAATTAATCCAAGAAACATtgcaggagatgagtagtgagcgtgCGGCAGCGGCGTCTGCCGCTGCGGCCCTCGGACCAGCCTctaatcttgatatatcagccacgccgccgctgccgccgctactgCCCTGCCCTGAGCACCACCGGAAGGACGGTCCGGCCCTTTCCCCCCCCTCAACCCCCTCGTCCCGGAGCGATGTGGGAGGGGGGTGCTCTACGCTGCTTGCGGCTCCTGCCATGCTGGGTCAGCCGAAAAATCCGTTTGTCTCATCGATTGTGCCGCCAGGGCCGCGGCGGGCTACAGGAGCTAGACCCAAAACTGTGCAGGGAGGAGCTGCAAGCgccggaagtgtatctgatgccaaccggaaagaGACTGAGAGACCGGAAGAGACTAGAGACCCTGATAGTGGGCGGGACTCAGATGAGGGCGTGAGTAGCAAGGACTTGTACCCGCCTCCGCCTCCCTCACAAGGCAacaccacagaagaacacacccccgcctCACAAGtcggctcttcaaacactgaaactttactcctgcagcttatAAACAGCCTGGAGAAcctgactgtatcacagggagggaagatggagcagagaccatataccttttcgtcaaatacggaactacaaccatctgctcctcctgatccatcgctcgaatattcagTTCCCGTGCCTGTTACTAATTCCTTCCCTTCATCTTCATCACAAACGGTGACTGCGTTCCCACCATCTCATCCTGcagcttcacatcttttctcttcacagatgcagagtgcctctgtagctaCGCGCCGATGGAagggaattattagagatgctatagtagaaggatcctTTATCCCAGAAAATGTACAAgcctttccagtttcttttaatactgttactggggccaatgagtgggatcccttagattggaaattgctggaaaaggctagggcttcagtagttcaaaatggtctccaccatcaattaaccaagcaaatcattaactatatcttctcgtcatcaTTGTTAATcccaaaagatatcgatcaaatagcggcagttattttaactccatctcaaaaaatgctaTTCGAAAGCGCGTGGATGAAGTTAGCTAACGATGAACAGGTTTGTCCACAACAACGGGgtgatccccttcatcttgtccaagcacaaatgctattgggtacagggccttttgctgcagtagatctacaggtcaatttttctaacgaagtgctacggttatcacagtcaatagcctgtcaggccctaatgtctgtacctgatacggaaggaaagaaacaggataagtttgtaacagtaaaacagggacttaatgaacctttttcaaaatttgtagattgtcattatgactctctagaacaacaacctgacatgacccaagagatgaaggaaaacatgtttaagtTAATGGCTTTCGAAAATGCCAATCCATCTACTAAACGGCtattagtgaccctcccacagggagcatctgtggctgacatgattgaattagccgacagaggaatgcaacaggccaATGTTGCAGTCTATGCCACTGCAGTGCGTGAAatggttgcaccattttttaagaATGAGAGAgacaaatgggggaaaaaatgctacATTTGTGGCAAGGAAGGTCATTTTCAAAGTCAATGTAAGAGCTCAACAATTCAAAAGTGGTGTGATAAGTGTCGGAAGGACAATCATTGCACTTCAGAATGTAGAAGGCTTTCGGGAAACTTGAAGAAGAGCGCGATTCCCCCTCGCGCTCAGACACAAATGAGGGGTGTATGGCAAGCTCAACATCAAGAGCAGGAGGTGGTTTCCTGTCCAATATCGTCTCCGCCACAGCAGGGAGTGCCAGAGTGGACGTGGAAACAGCAGTAGACATTACAATACAAGATCAGAGGGTCCACTTAGTAGATGGTAATGTAACAGGACCGTTAGGGTTTGGACTGAGTGCTCTCTTAATAGGGAGATCGTCAACGACTCGTCAAGGCATTCAAGTGCTATTAGGAGTAATTGATGCAGATTATACTGGTGTTGTAAAAATAATGGTTCAAACTTTAATACCACCTGTGTTTATCCCTAAAGGTAGCAAAATAGCTCAGCTTGTGCCATTTAAAGCTTGTGTTCCCAATGTAGGAGAAGGTAATCGAGGGACTGGTGGATTCGGATCAACCGGCGAACTGCaagtatatttatcttttgataTAGGTCGAGTAAAACCAGAATGTGACATGATTATCCAATCCTCTGATGGgacatggaagaaattaaaaatgttaatagatacAGGAGCTGATGTTACAATCATATCGGCACAACAGTGGCCTACCTCATGGCCTACCATTGCAGCATCAACAGGAGTGTTTGGCATTGGGGGGTCCCAAGCCACCAGAATTAGTAAAGATCCCATTGTAGTCAAATTTCCTGATGGAGCTCAGGTCACCACGAAACCTTATGTGATGGAAGTTCCTATTACCTTACTTGGGCGAGATGTCCTAAGTCAAGTCAAAACAACATTGGTTACACAGCCTTTTCAGTGATGGCCATTGATGAGCAGCCCATCCTCAAGctcaaatggaaaacagaaaagcctgTGTGGATAGATCAATGGCCATTGAAACAGGAAAGGCTGCAAATCGTCCATCACTTAGTTGAAGAACAATTACAAGCGGGCCACATTGTCCCTTCACAAAGTGCCTGGAATACTCCAATCTTTGTCATTcccaaaaagaacaacaaatggcGACTGTTGCATGATTTAAGAGCGGTCAATGCAATAATGGAACCCATGGGATCCCTGCAGCCAGGACTGCCTTCTCCTTCAATGATACCAGAGTATTGGTCAATATTGAtcattgatctaaaggattgctTTTTCACTATTCCTCTTCATGAGGATGATAGagagaaatttgcattctctgtccCATCCATTAATAAGGCCGAGCCAGCAAAACGTTATCATTGGGTAGTGCTGcctcaaggaatgaaaaattcaCCTGCTATGTGTCAAATTTTCGTTGTCTGGACGTTGGAACcaattaggaaaagatttccCCAGTtaatcatttatcattacatggacgATATATTAATAGCTGGTAAGGACATGCAACCAGAAGTTATATTAACTCACTTACATGCAGAATTGTCAAAAAGGGGCCTTGAAATAGCCCCTGAGAAAGTACAGTTTACTTCACCCTGGAAGTATCTAGGGTGGATCATAACCGATGCTACCATTCGACCACAGAAATTGAAGATCAATACAGATATTCGCACACTAAATGATGCGCAGAAAATGATTGGAGACATTCAGTGGGTTAGAAATTTGTGTGGAATTACAAATGATGACTTAAAACCATTAATGCCGTTACTGAGCACTGCTGTACAGGCCGATACAAAGAGAACCTTGACACAGGAACACAAGAttgctttacaaaaaattacagataaaatagaaTCCTGTCATGCCCAGCGAATACAATTAGAACTTCCATTACAATTGATGATTGTTAATAGCGGCGGAAACAGACAATACCCATTAGCTATCATTATACAATAggattcagaacagaaacaaccaTTACGTATTCTAGAGTGTATCTTCACATCATACActcctaagaaaacagtaactacaAGAGCAGAATTACTATCGCAATTGATCATACAAGGTAGAAATAGAATTATTGAGATCTCAGGCAGAGATCCCCAAACTATTATTGTTCCCCTGGCACAAGAATATTTAGAATAGCTGCTTACACAGTCAGAAGTGTTACAAATTGCTCTGGAAGATTATACTGGTCAGTTGTCCAATGTCTATCCGGCCCATCATTTACTGCCATTATTAATGAACCAAACAATTGAAACTTTTCCAATGCAATCAGAAACACCAGTTCAAGGGCTAACAGTTTTTACAGATGCTGGAAAAAAGTCAAGGCGAGCTGCATGCACCTGGTTAGAAGAAAACGCATGGAAGTATCATATTATTCAGGGTCAAAAAGAAGACTCTTTACAAACGTTGGAACTTCAAGCAGTTTTGTGGACGTTTTTATCTTGGCCAGATGTAGGATTGAATGTAGTATCTGACTCATTATATGTAGTGGGAATAGTGAAGCGGATTGAACGTGGGCaggtaaaggaagtaaaaaatgaacgTTTAGGCAAACTACTACAAAAGTTAATTCACACTCTTGATCAGAGAAAAGTTTTCTACTTTATTACTCATATCAGAAGTCACCAATCTAAGGAGGGGTTAGGCTATGGGAATGACTTAGCTGATCAATTAGTTGCTCCAGCCTGGTCCGGAccttctccagatttgtttgcaCAAGCTAGAGAATCTCACAACTTTTTTCATCAGCCAGCAAAAATGTTACATAGGCAATTCAAAATTCCTCTTGCAGATGCGAAAGGAAT is from Strix aluco isolate bStrAlu1 chromosome W, bStrAlu1.hap1, whole genome shotgun sequence and encodes:
- the LOC141917623 gene encoding uncharacterized protein LOC141917623; the protein is MGSTLTRDEQAVVKLLQPILSVRGIKYDKSALEGLLKWSREKGLIPSPGLIFEATTWEAIGKHLWDSVSDGGKSAKEVSGYTTLWKLIQETLQEMSSERAAAASAAAALGPASNLDISATPPLPPLLPCPEHHRKDGPALSPPSTPSSRSDVGGGCSTLLAAPAMLGQPKNPFVSSIVPPGPRRATGARPKTVQGGAASAGSVSDANRKETERPEETRDPDSGRDSDEGVSSKDLYPPPPPSQGNTTEEHTPASQVGSSNTETLLLQLINSLENLTVSQGGKMEQRPYTFSSNTELQPSAPPDPSLEYSVPVPVTNSFPSSSSQTVTAFPPSHPAASHLFSSQMQSASVATRRWKGIIRDAIVEGSFIPENVQAFPVSFNTVTGANEWDPLDWKLLEKARASVVQNGLHHQLTKQIINYIFSSSLLIPKDIDQIAAVILTPSQKMLFESAWMKLANDEQVCPQQRGDPLHLVQAQMLLGTGPFAAVDLQVNFSNEVLRLSQSIACQALMSVPDTEGKKQDKFVTVKQGLNEPFSKFVDCHYDSLEQQPDMTQEMKENMFKLMAFENANPSTKRLLVTLPQGASVADMIELADRGMQQANVAVYATAVREMVAPFFKNERDKWGKKCYICGKEGHFQSQCKSSTIQKWCDKCRKDNHCTSECRRLSGNLKKSAIPPRAQTQMRGVWQAQHQEQEVVSCPISSPPQQGVPEWTWKQQ